TACGGCGCTGGCGCTGGTGTTGTTCGCCCTGTTCGGGATTGTTGCCGGGTTAAAACGGGCTTATGAAGAAAAACCGACAACCGAAATTAAGTCGGAGAAGAAGCTGCGCCGGGCGAAGAAACCGGTCAATCCCACGCCGCTGGTCGCGGTCTCCGCGGTTACTCTGGTCTTTGTCTGCGGCGTTTTCAGTCTAATGACGGCAAACAACCATGCCCTAAAAGCGGATGCCGCTCTTCAACAGAAGAGCCTGGATAAAGGGCTGAAAGCAATGATGGCGGCGCGACGCTGCAACCCATTCAACGCGGAGTACGACGCCTTGATCAGCCGTATCTACCTTGCGCAGGGCAATTACGAGCAGGCGCTGCAGGCTGCTGATTCCGCCGTCAGAAAGAGTAAGTACAGTTCCGTGCGCCTTGCGGAGCTGGCTTCGGCTTACCAGAACACCGGACGTTACGAAGATGCCGTTACCGCCGCTGAAAAGGCGGTGGCCGACGCTCCTTTCCAGATCCAGTGGTATGACAACCTTTCGCGCGTGACCTTTGTGTCGGGCTACATGCAGTTAAACGACAAGAAGCCGGCTAAGGCAAAGCCTCTGTTTGAACGCGCGGTCTCAGTACCGGGCATGATAAGGTCGAAGATGACCGCCGTAACAGCGGAGGAGCGGCGGCTTTGGGTAGTGGCGCCGCTTATGGAGCCTACGCTTACGGTTAAGATGAATGCCGGAGGGGCGCTGTGTTTCCTTGGACGCCTGGCTGAGTCTGCCAAGCTGCTGGACGAGGCATTAAAAGAGGTCGAAAAAGAGGGTGTCAGTGAGCAGGAGAAAGAAATGTACGCCGAGGGGTGCCTTTGGCGCGCGCTTGCGGCCGATAAACAAGGGGACAAGTCCTTGTCGCAGCAATACCTCGAAAAGGGTAAACAGCATGTTCCCGATGTGGAAGCCTGGTACGCGCAAGTTGAGAAACTGCCCCCTGTTAAGTAGTTCCGTCTTTTATTGAAACGGCCGTTTATCAGGAGTTTCAAAATTGAAGCGGGCGAGGTTTTACAGCCTTTCAGCAGGTTTCAGACCTTGACTTCAAGGATGGGTTTCGGTATACTAAGTTTGTGTTTTTGCGGAGCTGTGGTGTAGCCTGGTTTTAACATACTGGCCTGTCAAGCCAGAGATCGCGGGTTCAAATCCCGTCAGCTCCGCCATAAATATTCGCCGCGGTAGCTCAGTTGGTAGAGCAGAGGACTGAAAATCCTCGTGTCGGCGGTTCGATTCCGTCCCGCGGCACCATTTTGGAAGTTGGAAGCCAGAGGTTAGAGGTTAGAAAATTAAAAGACCGAGCAAGAACGAGTATGGCGCGGAAGGCTGCGGCTGACAAAGCCAGGTGAAGTTTTTAGCGGTCTGTTACGCGGAAGTAGCTCAGTGGTAGAGCATCGCCTTGCCAAGGCGAGGGTCGCGAGTTCGAATCTCGTCTTCCGCTCCAGTTAAAAAGATAAGGCTTCCCGGTATTATTCCGGGAAGCTTTTTTTACGGTATTTGCCGCTTGGTGTTTTGCCGCGCCCGACGACGGGACCTGAATAGATGCCTTTCACAGCGGGAAAAGAAGACCTCCCGTTCGGGCGTTCCGCATAACACCCCTGTCGATGAGGAAGACTTCTTTGTAAAAGGGTTTTGGAGGGGTTCGGATGCGTTGGCCGGCAATGGTGTTGTTGTCTTTAATGGTTTTGCTGGGGACTGTGCCTTATTCGCAAGCGGCAGCCTTACAAACGGAGCTTACCACCACCGCTAAGGGCGCGGTCATAATGGAGGCCCACAACGGGAAAATTTTATGGGAACAGGAACCTCAGGCGCGCCAACCGATAGCAAGCATGGTTAAAATAATGACCCTGCTGATGGCGACGGAAGCGGTGGAACAGGGTAGGGTAAAGCTTTCCGACAACGTGGTTGCCAGTGAGTATGCGGCGGAAATGGGCGGTTCACAGATTTTTTTGGCTCCACAGGAGGTTATGAGTTTAAAGGAATTGTTGATTTCGGTGGCGACGGCGTCTGCCAATGACGCCAGTTTTGCGATCGCCGAGCACGTCGGCGGGAGCGCTGAAGCGTTTGTTGCGGCTATGAACCAGAGGGCGAAGGAACTGGGGATGAAGGACACATATTACGTGAATCCTACCGGGCTGCCCGCGCCGGGTCAATACTCGTGTGCCCGTGACCAGGCGGTTCTTCTCCGGGAATTACTCAAACACCCCTTGTTTTGCGATATCACAAAGATAAAGGAATATGATCTGAGGGACGGAAAATTCAAGTTATGGAACACGAATAAGCTCCTATGGTGGTATAAAGGTACCGACGCCGGGAAAACAGGATTTACGGACGAAGCCGGTTTTTGTCTGGCATCTAGTGTACTCAGGGACGGTTTGAGGCTGATAGCGGTTGTTGTAGGCGGCCGCGAGGATAAATCCCACTTCAGGGAATCAATGAAGCTATACAACTGGGGGTTTGCCCGGTACCAGGCGGTCCACTTGGCCCGGGAGGGGATGCGGGTTTCCGACCTTCCGGTGGAACGAGGCGTGCAGGAACGTCTGGATGCCCTGACCGGCGAGGAGATCTGCCTTGTGGTGCCCCGCGGGAAGGATAAGGGAATTACCAGACGGCTTGCGCTGCCGGCAAAGGTTACCGCGCCTATAAACAAGGGGCAGCCGATCGGCACCTGGATCGTCTGCCAGGAAGGGAAAGAGATTCATTACGCTAAGCTTGTCGCTGCACGGGACGTAGCCCGCGCCGGCTACTGGGACTTGTTGCGCAGAACCGCTGGGCACCTCTGTGAAATGTGACGGGAAAAACCCCCGGGAGGGGGTTTTTCTTTTTTGCCAGTAATTAGCAGGAAGAAAAACAGATTCGCCGAACTTTAACTTTAGTGCCGTGTAACTATTCACCCTTTCGCATAATAATGGCGGAACGCGGTGAGAAGCAAGCAGAGCAAGGAATACCGGCGGAAACGAACCTATATCGGAGGTCAGATTCCAGAAATCAGAGGTCAGATTCGAAGTGGGAATTCGCAACTGTGAATTCCTACAAGAATTCCGACTTCCGACATCATGCATCTGACTTCTGAAACACGCGGCTATACGCAGCTTATCGCCGCGCCCTACGGAAGAACGCTTATTTTCGAAGGAGTTCGCCATGCGGCTGGGGGCTGCTCCAACTGAAATCTGAAAATGGGGCGACCCGTAAGCTGTTTACTTAGATGCAGAAAAGTGTCATAAACGGAACGCGGCGAGAAGTGATGCAGGGCTGACGCAGCAATGCGTTGCTTATCGCCGAGCCCACCGAAAGAAGAACTATTTTCTGAGGAGAGGGTAATGATGCTGGAGTTGGATACGGCGGGAGATGTATTGATTGCCAGACTTAACGGGGAGATTGACCTTAAGGTTGCCGACGAGTTGCGGCAGGATTTAGAAAGGGCTTTAGACAGTCATTTAATCCGTCATCTGGTTTTAGATTTTGAGACGGTAAGTTTTATCGACAGTACAGGCCTAGGGGTTATACTCGGACGCTATAAGAGGGTCGCCGGCGCCGGAGGAAAGCTTGGGCTTCTCGGCCTGCGTCCCGGGGTAAAACGGGTGCTTGAGTTTTCCGGGGTACTGCGTATCGCCGCGGAATTTACTTCAAGAAATGAAGCACTGGAGGCGTTTGGGGGGGGTGAGGCCAGTGCTTAATCGCTTTCGTCTGGAATTCCCCAGCCTGCCCGACAATATCGGTCTGGCACGAGTAACGGTGGCTGCTTTTGCGGCGCAGCTTGATCCGACGGTCGAAGAGTTGGACGACCTTAAAGGGGCGGTTTCCGAAGCGGTCACAAATGCGATTATTCACGGTTACGACAACTCTCCGGACGGTCTGGTCACCCTGGAAGCCGTTCTTTTCGGGGACGCTATCGAGATTTGTGTAGAGGATGGAGGGAAAGGTATAGATGACATATCCAGGGCCATGGAGGCGGAGTTCTCCAGCGACCCGGAGCGGTTGGGCCTTGGATTTAACTTTATGCGGTCTTTTATGGATACCATACAGGTTGACTCTGCTCCCGGCAGGGGTACCCGGGTAGTTATGCGGAAGCAATTCGGTCCCCACCACTGACCTCGGGACTGCTGCGATGACAGAGGTTTCCCGCGGGCTCCTGGGCGACGAGAAGACCCGTGAGTTGATCGAGAAGGCACAGAAAGGTGACGCGGCGGCACAGGAACAACTGGTCAAGGCAAACCTCCGGCTGGTAGCCAGCATAGTGCAAAGGTTCATAAACCGCGGTTACGACTATGAAGACCTTTTTCAGGTCGGCTGCATCGGGCTTTTAAAAGCCATCACCAAGTTCAACTTCCGTTACGAAGTCAAGTTTTCAACCTACGCCGTGGCGATGATTATCGGGGAGATACGCCGGTTTATAAGGGACGATAGCCCGGTGCGGGTTTCCCGTTCCCTGAAAGAGACCGTGGTACGGATAAACGATACGCGAGAATCCCTGATTAACGGCCTGGGACGGGAACCGTCCCTGAGCGAGATAGCAGAGGTGCTCAGGCTTAAACCTGAAGAGGTGGTGGTAGCGCTGGACGCGGCGCAGGCGCCGTCATCCCTTCAGGATGTGGTTTGCGGTGAGGGTGCGGATGCGGTTTACCGGGAGGAACGGCTTGCGAACACACAGGAGGAGGAAAACGCGTGGCTGCGGAGCATAGCAGTTAAGGATATGCTGGCCGGCCTGCCGCTCAGAGACCGCCAGGTACTTATCTGGCGGTTTTTCGAGGAACTTACCCAGGCGGAGATCGCCGCGGAACTCGGCATTTCCCAGGCTCAGGTATCCCGTATTGAGCGGCAGGCGCTGGAAAAATTACGAGGATCGGCCGGATCGGAAGATTTCTCGTAATAATAATCACGAGTCGCGAGTTGCAAACTAAGTCCTCAGTTGAAATTCCCCAGTCCTCAGTCCCGGGAATGGGAGGAAAACGAAGTCGAAAGTCCTCATTCCTTGTTTCCTGATTTAGGACTCAGGACATAAGATTAATTTCTCTTTCCTACTCGGGACTTTCGACTTGTGACTCGGGACTTTTTTAATGCATAACACCCATCCTTGAGCGTCATAATACAGCTTGAACAGGTAAAAAAGGAGGGATTGAATTGCACGTCAAGGTGGCCGAATTGGTCGGAGAATCACCCAGCAGCTGGCGGGACGCGGTGCATGCTGCTGTCAGCGAAGCTACTCAGACTCTAGGGAATATTACGGGGGTCGAGGTCATTAACTTTACCGCCAATGTCGAAAACGGCGAAATAAAAGAGTTTAAGGCTAACGTTAAGGTGGCCTATATGGGCTAAACATAAGTCTAAGGGCATATCTGCAGATTTATCCAGCCTACGGCGTTAGTAAGGCCGGAAGTCGGAATATGAGGTTAGTGTTGTTCTTAAGGTAACGGGGTTCCGGCTTTCGGCTTTTGTCTTTACAATCCGGCTGTTGTTGCCGTTTGAAGAGGTGAAGGTTTATGGTGTTTGACCCGGCAGATCCGCTTGAGAAGCAGAAAGAGCAGTATCAGAAGATAGTAAACAAAGTCAGTCCTAAACCTCCGGTTTTGCGGAATTCCGTATATGCGTTTGCGGTCGGGGGGCTTATCTGCGTTATCGGGCAGGTCTTTACAACCCTGTTTCAGAGGTCAGGTCTGAGCGTTTTGGACGCCGGAACAGCGACCTCGATTGTCCTTGTTTTCTTTGCGGCGCTTTTAACGGGATTCGGTGTTTACGACGAGATCGCCAGGTTCGCCGGCGCAGGCACCATCGTTCCGATCACAGGCTTCGCGAACTCAATGGTGGCGCCCGCGCTCGAAGCTCGCACTGAGGGGATGGTTATGGGTGTAGGGGCGCGTCTGTTTACGATAGCCGGACCGATCCTGGTGTTCGGTATCGTTACGGCATGGCTGGCGGGGATACTGTATTATTTTTTCGGTCCGCATTCACCGGTGTCCTGAGGTTGTCAACCGGGTTAGGGACCGCAGCCCGGTCCGGGCCGACGGACGACCGCCGGGACACCTGAATGCTGGGGGAGTCGCTCATGCGGCCGGAGGGCGCTCCAGATGAGGAAACATAATGTAATGGTGGCTCACGAACGTAGCTTAATACGGAACGCGGGGAGAAGCAAGTAGAGCACGAAAGCCTGGCAGGGACGGGCCGGAGTGTACATAGGGGTACATGAGGACCCGGACCTGACAGGCTGACAAAGCTATACGCAGCTTATCGCCGCGCCTTACAAAAGAACGCTTATTTTCTCAGGAGGTGACGGTGGGTGGCCGCACCGAAAAAACTTGGTAAACAGACGGCAGCTTTCACCACACCCCCGGTGGTTATAGCTGCGGCGGCTATCGCGGGGGCGAAAGAGGGGCAGGGTCCTTTAGGCTGGAGCTTTGATAAGATCGTGGAAGACCCCTACTATTACGAAGAGAGTTGGGAAAAAGCCGAGCGTAGGTTTCTCCAGGAAGCCATGGAAAAGGCTCTTGCCAAAGCGAACGTCAAGCCGCAGGATGTGGATTTCCTACTGGCCGGCGACCTGTTGAACCAAATAGTCTCGGCTAACTTTGTGGCGCGGGCGTTGGCGATACCTTTTCTAGGGCTTTACGGCGCGTGTTCCACCATTTACGAAGGGCTGGCTTTAGGATCGATGCTGATCGACGGCGGGTTCGCCCAGAATGTACTCATAGGCGCATCAAGCCACTACGCAACCGCGGAGCGTCAGTACCGGTTTCCTACGGAACAGGGAACGCAAAGACCGCTGACCGCGCAGTGGACGGTTACGGGAGCGGGGGCGATACTCCTCGCGGCGGGAGGCGTCGGGCCGCGGGTGACCCAGGCCACCGTTGGCAGGGTGGTTGACCTTGGAAGCGGGGACCCCTATAACATGGGAGCGGCAATGGCTCCCGCGGTGGCGGATACCGTTTCCCGTCATTTCAGCGACACCCAGCGGCGTGTGGAGGACTACGACCTGATCTTGACGGGCGATTTGGGGTTTTACGGCAAACAACTGCTCGAAGAGTTGATGGGAAAGTACGGCCACGACATTTCGCAAAAGCACCAGGATTGCGGCATCCTGATTTATGACAGGGAAACCCAGGATGTTCATGCCGGCGGCAGCGGGTGCGGCTGCCCTGCGGTGGTAACCTGCGGTTTTATAATGCAGCAGATGCGCGAGCAAAAAGTGAAACGGATGCTCGGCATCGGATCAGGTGCGCTTTTAAGCCCGGTAACAACCGGACAGGGGGAAACCATTCCTGCGGTGGGACACGCCGTGGTGCTGGAAAGCTAAGTCCTTAGTCAAAAGTCGACAGTCATAAGTCAGATTCAGTTACGCGTTACGCGTTACGCGTTAATCCTATGTCCCGGCCTAAAAATAAGTCACGGAGTCCCGAATCGCGTGTCATAAATCAGAAGCACAGCAGAGTAGGCTGTGCCCACCAAGCACCGTAGGGTGGGCTGTGCCCACCAAGACGGCTGGGTAGTTGTAAGTCGGCGTCGGACCGTTTTCATTCTCCGATGGTTTCGACCTGCCGGCATGGGGAACTAAATGAGAGTTGGGATGTGGGAGTTGAGATTGGGAAGTGAGGGAACTTCGAACCGAGAACGTAAAACTTATTTGAAAGGGGGGGCGGAAATGATTTTTCTGAAGGCGTTCGTAATCGGCGGGCTTATCTGCACCGCGGCGCAGTGCATTATGGACCTTACCAACTACAAGGTGACTCCGGCGCACGTTCTGGTAGGGCTTGTTACCACGGGTGCGGTTCTGAGCGCTCTCGGTTTGTACGGACCGTTCGTGAATTTTGCGGGGGCGGGGGCGACTGTGCCGCTAAGCGGTTTTGGGCACATTCTGGCCCAGGGGACGATTGAGGAGGCGGCCCGGGGAGGGTTTCTGGGGATATTCAGCGGCGGGGTTGCCGCAGCGGCGGCGGGCATAACCGCGGCTGTGGTTTTCGGTTATTTTACGGCACTGGTGTTTAAACCAAAAGGTTGATGAGGAAGGTGCCGGCGTGACCATTGAAGACGGGAAGGATACACCCATCTCCAAAGATCTTGCGGTAAACCTCCAAAGACTCGAAGACCGCCTGGTTTTCAAAAAGAATTTTGACCTCATTCTCCGGGAAATTGAGGTCGGCGGCCGTAGAGCGGCGCTTCTGTTCGTAGACGCTTTTACCAAAGACGTGCCGCTGACGCTGATCCTCAAAGGGCTGCTTGAGGTCAAACCCGGGGAAATCACGCTTAATACGTTTAAAAAGCTGTTTTATCACTATGTCACCTTCAGTGAGGTAAAGCAGCTCAAAACCTTGGAAGAGGTAATATACGCCGCGCTGAGCGGGCCGGTCGCATTCATCATCGACGGCGTGGAATTCGGTATCCTGATCGACGTGCGGCAGTATCCCGCCCGAACTCCGCAGGAGCCGGATCTTGAAAAGGTAACGCGTGGTTCACGGGACGGTTTTGTCGAAACCCTGGTTCATAACACCGCGCTGATACGCCGGCGGGTCCGCGACCCGGGCCTTCGGTTCGAACACCTGAGCGCCGGAGTCAGGTCGAAGACCGACATCGCGCTTACGTATATTGAAGACATCGCAAACCCCGAAATAATAAACCTGGTGCGCGAAAAGATTAACAAGATTAATATCGACGGCCTGCCGATGGCCGAGAAATCCATTGAAGAGCTTATCACACCGGGGACCTATTGGAATCCCTTCCCGAAGGTGCGCTACACCGAGAGGCCGGACGTAGCCGCCGCTCACCTCTTTGACGGGAACGTGATGGTTCTTGTGGACACATCCCCGAGCGCGATAATCCTTCCCGCGACCATTTTTCACCACCTCCAGCATGCGGAAGAATTCAGACAAAACCCAACCGTGGGGGTGTACATGAGGTGGGTGCGTTACATCGGGGTATTCGTTTCGCTCTTCTTGACGCCGCTATGGCTTCTTGCGGCCCTCGAACCGAACATGCTGCCGGGAATACTTCATTTCATCGGTCCCAAGAAGGTGGGGGAAATCCCGCTTTTCCTCCAATTCGTAATAGCCGAAATAGCGATTGATATGATCCGCATGGCTACCATTCACACCCCGAGCCCGATCGCCACTTCGACCGGAATTATCGGAGCGGTTCTGTTGGGACAGCTTGCCGCACAAGTGGGTCTTTTTAGTCCCGAGGTAACGCTTTATACGGCTGCGGCGGCTATCGGCACCTTCCTTACGCCTTCTTTTGAATTGGCGCAGGCCAACCGTCTGGCGCGGCTTTTTATCCTGATCCTTACGGGGCTTTTCAGGCTTCCCGGTTTTATCATCGGCGTTGTTGCGACCTTTGTCCTGCTGCTTTTCACGCGTTCTTTCGGGGTACCTTATCTCTGGCCGCTGATCCCGTTAAACCTTGCGGCGTTAAGAAATGTTTTTATGCGTCCTCCTGTAGCGATTAAGCACGAAAGGCCCGCTATCATGAGACCGATCGATCCCGACCGGCAACCGCAGGCGGCTCCGGCCAGAAAGCCTTTTATGAAAAGGCGCAAGTAGTCTTTGTCTTTTCTAACCACGTTTTTCCACCTTCCGCCACCACAACCCGGTGAAGGCTGTAAGAAACAACGCCGCCGCGGACCCCGCGGCAAAGGAAACCGGTATGCCGTAGGCGTGGGCCGTTGCCCCGGCAATCAGGTTTCCCAAGGGAGAGGTTCCCATGAAAAATAAAACAAAAAGGCTCATAACGCGTCCTCTGAATTCGTCCGTGGATGCAAGCTGTACGGTCGTGTTAATGGTGCCGTTAAGGACCACCATACCCCAACCGGCGACGAACAGCAGCCAAAGCGCCTGATGGTAGCCGGGCCACCATCCGAGAACGACCTGCGCGCCACAAAGGGCTATAACTCCGGCTCCCAGGAACCGCCGCTCGGGCCCCCTTGCGCTCAGCCAAGCCAGGGTGAGCCCGCCGAGCAGAGCCCCGAGCCCCTGCGCCGAAAGCAGAAACCCGAAGTCCTGAGCCCCCCGACCGAGTGTCAGACGGGCGAGCGCCGGGACGAGGACACTAAAGTTTATAGCCAGCAGGCTTACCTGGGCCAAAAGAATAAGCGGAAAGAAAATCCGCGGGTTCGCCCGGATGTAAGCGAAGCCTGCTCTCGTCTCCTGCCAGATGGATTTCCGCGACTGCGCCCCGCAGGTTGTTCCATCCGCGCTGATCCGCAGAAGTTGCACAAGAACGGCCACAAAGGATAAAGCGTTTAACAAAAAACAAACCGCAATACCCCAGCCGGCGATAACCAGCCCGGCTATTGCCGGGCCGACGACCCGCGCGCCGTTGAACAGGGAGGAGTGCAGGGCGATTGCGTTCATAAGGTTGTCGCGTCCCGCAAGGTGGATTATGAACGATTGCCGGGCCGGAGAGTCAAGCGCGTTCAATGTTCCCAGAAGGAAGGCGCAGACCAATACCTCCCAGTACCTTACCAGCCCTGTTAGGACGAGCAGACCCAGAACGAGAGCGATGAGCATCATCCCGGTTTGAGTGAAAATGATCAGCCGCCGCTTGGATACCCGGTCGGCCAGCGCGCCGCCGAAAAGTGAAAAAAGGAGTACCGGCCCGAAGTTCGCTGCGCCCACCACGCCCAGCAGCAGCGCCGAATGCGTGAGTTCCAAGACCAGCCAGGACAGCGCCACCTGCTGCATCCACGTCCCGGTGACCGATACGAGTTGTCCTGTCCAGTAAAGGCGGTAATCCCGGTGATAAAGCGCCGCCAGCGGCGGGAAAACCTTCTTTTGCGGTGCGATCAACCTGATCTCTTCGTTGGCGATTTGCCTTACCCCCCGCAAGCCCTAAAACTTGCCTTTTGTTGCATATAATAACGTTACGGTTTTAAGGTTGAAAAGCATTCCGGTCTTAATCAGAACGACTTGACAGCCCGACAAGGTATTCTATCTGCAAAACAGGGGCCGCGTCAACGCCGTCCTAAAAGAAGGGTGGTTATGCCCGGCACTACTTTATGCCGGGAGATTGTGGTACGATATAGGCAAATGACCCGTGATTCCGCGACCGTCAGGCCAGACCCTCATGACGCCCATAAGTGTCGCCGCAGATGAATGAAAACGGGCTTGTTGAGGTTTGCCGCGTCTTTGTGTGCCCTGGCTTGTAACGGCCGCCTTATATCTTGAACCATGAATCTTGAACGGACCTCGAAGGTCTATCGGCTTGAGCTTAATTTAGAACTTAGCCTTAGAACCATTGTCAGCGCAGGTAGGGGTGACGGATTTGATCCGGGAGTTAATCCGGGAAGGACGGTTACGCGGGGTTATCTTCGACCTCGACGGCACATTGACACCGGTACGAAGTGTCTGGCAGCACATCCACGAGGCGCTTGGCACCTGGGAGACGCACGGCAGCCTGTCGCTTGCCGCGTTCCTGGCAGGGGAAATAACGTATGAGGAGTTCGCCAGGCGGGATGTCGGTTCCTGGAGCGGCGTGCGGCGTGAACTCATAGAGAATATTGTGGCGGAGATTCCCTACCACGATGGGGTCAAGGAAACCATTGATGCCTTGAAAGACAGAGGAATAAGGCTGGCGCTTCTTTCATCAGGTCTGGACCTGCTGGCGGAGCGGGTGGCGGAAGACCTGGGTTTTGATTATCACATCGCCAACGGGCTCGGCTTCTCGTACGGCAGGGCGGACGGGCGGGTGTATATCCGCGTTCCGTGGGAGGGCAAAGCCGATCATCTTGATGCCATCTGCAGTGCGTTCGGCGCCGGACCGCGGGAGATTGCGGCCGTGGGCGACAGCCACGGCGATGTACCGCTTTTTACACGGGTGGGACTGAGCATTGCCGTGAACGCCGAGCCGGCTGTTTCAGCCAACGCGCATGTAAGCCTGGAATGCCGGGACCTTCGTGCAATCCTGCCCTTGCTGACGCCTTATTTTTTGCCGTAACAGCGGGTCGTAATGCTGACCGGTCGGCTTATAACATGGCGTTCTTGGCGTCTTGGCGGTTGATTTATTTTCGGAGGAGGCCTTGAGTTGATTGTTACGGTTGAAGTAGTCACACGACAACAACAGGAGTTTGTGGACATCAGCGACAGCATCCAATCCGCGGTTCATGCAAGCGGCATCCTGGAAGGCGTGGCCTTCGTTTATTGTCCGCACACGACTGCCGGACTTTGCATAAATGAAAACTACGATCCCACAGTTCCCGAAGACATTCTGCGCAAGCTCGAAGAGCTTGTCCCGGTGCGTGGTTCCTACCGGCATTTGGAAGGCAACGCGGCGGCACACATTAAGTCGTGTCTTATGGGCGTAAGCCACCTGCTGCCGGTCAGCGAAGGCAAGCTTAAACTGGGTACCTGGCAGGGCGTGTTTTTCTGCGAGTTTGACGGACCACGACGGCGCAAGGTAATTGTTCGCGTATTGTCGGAAAAAACGGATGAGGCGGAGACGACTTAGTTCCGGCACATTACGTACCGCCGCAACTTTTCTTAAGTTCCGCTCGCAGTTCGTACCACTGTTCCCGGGTACGGTTGACGATGTTGGGATTGCCGAAACGGCGCGGATGAGTTAGAATCCTGCTGAACCACTGCGCTGCACGATCCAGGTATCCCAAACGGTGGTTCAGATCCCCGAGGAGATACAAGAGGTTGAGTTCAAACGCCGGGTCGCTGGATTGCTCGGTGCGGTAAGATTCGTTAAAACAGCAAAGCGCTTTTTCGCAGTATTCTTGTTCCTGTGTTTCGTACCCTGCGGAACGGTAGAGCCATGCTATCTTAAGATAAAATTTCCCCAGTTCGGATTTCTTCCCCCCGATGATTTCCAGGCAATAAATCGCACGGTGGAAGGAGTCCACCGCCACGTCCAGATCCCTCTCTCCGTCAAAACGAACCGTCGTCCTGATTTCCAACAATTGCTCGGCAAGACTGGCCATTGCCCGGTCGTTCAGTTTCACAGGTTTTTCTCCCGCAAAGGCATAGCCGCACTGGGGGCAGACTCTCACTTCATAAAACAACGGGTTGACTGCACGGTAATGGGGGCAGAAATCGCTGTCGGTCTTATCCAGCCTGACGTATTTGGATTTAACCGACTGGGAATAGAACGTTATTTCACAACAAGGGCAGGTGAAGCGTCGCGAGTAAAAAGGCTCGTCTGCCCTTTTCTCCTCCCGCTTGTTTTTTTCTACGGCTGCGGAGGGAATTTCCTTGCTAACCGCCTGCGCTGTTCCTTGATGGGTGTCAACCACGGGCGATATCACGTCCATGCTTACGCTTGCTTTTTGTAACTGACCGGATAATGACTCGATTAACATAACCGCTTCTTCAGGGTGCGACTTAAGGACAAACTGGAAGTCGCGGCGGTTTATCGTAAGAATGATGGTATCGTCCTCCGTGCGCACCGAGCACGAAGCCGGGTTCCCTCCCAGGAGTCCGAAAACCCCGAGGATAGTTCCGGGGCCGCCGGCCACGCGAGCCTGGTCCCGGTAAAAACCGCCGCTTATGCCTACCTTCCCATGTAAAACGATAAACAGGTGATCGTCCAAAGACCCTGCTTCCAGAAGGGTTTTTCCTAAAGGATATTTCTCGACTTTGCTGCAAGCGGCCAGGTGTCCCAAGAATAGGGGGGTTAACCTGTTGAAGATGTGTATCTTTCTTAAGAGATTTACCTTTTGTTCCATGTCTTCACCCAGGTTAGTTCGACATCTACAAGTAAATACACGACAAATTTCTACTTTATGTCCATAATATCTACAATTATTATCGCCCATGAATGAAATCTTCGGGAGCGTTATCACTGCAGATTTCTAATTTTTAGTAGAGTTTTTTCGGTCTTGAAACGGATTATTGTTCAACCGGGGATTGAGAGGCGTTCTTGAGTTTTTCCCGCAGGTCA
This window of the Bacillota bacterium genome carries:
- a CDS encoding spore germination protein encodes the protein MTIEDGKDTPISKDLAVNLQRLEDRLVFKKNFDLILREIEVGGRRAALLFVDAFTKDVPLTLILKGLLEVKPGEITLNTFKKLFYHYVTFSEVKQLKTLEEVIYAALSGPVAFIIDGVEFGILIDVRQYPARTPQEPDLEKVTRGSRDGFVETLVHNTALIRRRVRDPGLRFEHLSAGVRSKTDIALTYIEDIANPEIINLVREKINKINIDGLPMAEKSIEELITPGTYWNPFPKVRYTERPDVAAAHLFDGNVMVLVDTSPSAIILPATIFHHLQHAEEFRQNPTVGVYMRWVRYIGVFVSLFLTPLWLLAALEPNMLPGILHFIGPKKVGEIPLFLQFVIAEIAIDMIRMATIHTPSPIATSTGIIGAVLLGQLAAQVGLFSPEVTLYTAAAAIGTFLTPSFELAQANRLARLFILILTGLFRLPGFIIGVVATFVLLLFTRSFGVPYLWPLIPLNLAALRNVFMRPPVAIKHERPAIMRPIDPDRQPQAAPARKPFMKRRK
- a CDS encoding MFS transporter, whose amino-acid sequence is MRGVRQIANEEIRLIAPQKKVFPPLAALYHRDYRLYWTGQLVSVTGTWMQQVALSWLVLELTHSALLLGVVGAANFGPVLLFSLFGGALADRVSKRRLIIFTQTGMMLIALVLGLLVLTGLVRYWEVLVCAFLLGTLNALDSPARQSFIIHLAGRDNLMNAIALHSSLFNGARVVGPAIAGLVIAGWGIAVCFLLNALSFVAVLVQLLRISADGTTCGAQSRKSIWQETRAGFAYIRANPRIFFPLILLAQVSLLAINFSVLVPALARLTLGRGAQDFGFLLSAQGLGALLGGLTLAWLSARGPERRFLGAGVIALCGAQVVLGWWPGYHQALWLLFVAGWGMVVLNGTINTTVQLASTDEFRGRVMSLFVLFFMGTSPLGNLIAGATAHAYGIPVSFAAGSAAALFLTAFTGLWWRKVEKRG
- a CDS encoding HAD family phosphatase encodes the protein MIRELIREGRLRGVIFDLDGTLTPVRSVWQHIHEALGTWETHGSLSLAAFLAGEITYEEFARRDVGSWSGVRRELIENIVAEIPYHDGVKETIDALKDRGIRLALLSSGLDLLAERVAEDLGFDYHIANGLGFSYGRADGRVYIRVPWEGKADHLDAICSAFGAGPREIAAVGDSHGDVPLFTRVGLSIAVNAEPAVSANAHVSLECRDLRAILPLLTPYFLP
- a CDS encoding secondary thiamine-phosphate synthase enzyme YjbQ, whose amino-acid sequence is MIVTVEVVTRQQQEFVDISDSIQSAVHASGILEGVAFVYCPHTTAGLCINENYDPTVPEDILRKLEELVPVRGSYRHLEGNAAAHIKSCLMGVSHLLPVSEGKLKLGTWQGVFFCEFDGPRRRKVIVRVLSEKTDEAETT
- a CDS encoding DUF2225 domain-containing protein — encoded protein: MEQKVNLLRKIHIFNRLTPLFLGHLAACSKVEKYPLGKTLLEAGSLDDHLFIVLHGKVGISGGFYRDQARVAGGPGTILGVFGLLGGNPASCSVRTEDDTIILTINRRDFQFVLKSHPEEAVMLIESLSGQLQKASVSMDVISPVVDTHQGTAQAVSKEIPSAAVEKNKREEKRADEPFYSRRFTCPCCEITFYSQSVKSKYVRLDKTDSDFCPHYRAVNPLFYEVRVCPQCGYAFAGEKPVKLNDRAMASLAEQLLEIRTTVRFDGERDLDVAVDSFHRAIYCLEIIGGKKSELGKFYLKIAWLYRSAGYETQEQEYCEKALCCFNESYRTEQSSDPAFELNLLYLLGDLNHRLGYLDRAAQWFSRILTHPRRFGNPNIVNRTREQWYELRAELKKSCGGT